In one window of Gadus chalcogrammus isolate NIFS_2021 chromosome 12, NIFS_Gcha_1.0, whole genome shotgun sequence DNA:
- the dr1 gene encoding protein Dr1, translating to MASSSGNDDDLTIPRAAINKMIKETLPNVRVANDARELVVNCCTEFIHLVSSEANEICNKSEKKTISPEHVINALESLGFGSYITEVKDVLQECKSVALKRRKASSRLENLGIPEEELLRQQQELFAKARQQQAELAQQEWLQMQQAAEQAHMAATSASAGQQAGSSQDEDDDDDICL from the exons ATGGCGTCCTCCTCCGGCAACGACGACGACCTGACCATCCCCCGCGCGGCGATCAACAAAATGATCAAGGAGACTCTTCCGAACGTGCGCGTGGCCAACGACGCCAGGGAGCTGGTGGTGAACTGCTGCACAGAATTCATCCATCTGGTCTCCTCTGAGGCTAACGAGATATGCAACAAGTCTGAGAAGAAAACCATATCTCCCGAGCACGTGATCAACG CTCTGGAGAGCCTGGGCTTTGGGTCGTACATCACAGAGGTGAAGGACGTCCTTCAGGAGTGTAAATCCGTAGCCCTGAAGAGACGAAAGGCCAGCTCCCGACTAGAGAACCTGGGAATTCCGGAGGAAGAGCTGCTCAGGCAGCAACAGGAGCTGTTTGCCAAG GCGCGCCAGCAGCAGGCAGAGCTAGCCCAGCAGGAGTGGCTGCAGATGCAGCAGGCCGCAGAGCAGGCCCACATGGCCGCCACCTCGGCCAGTGCTGGCCAGCAAGCCGGCTCCTCCCAGgacgaagacgacgacgacgatatatgtttataa